Proteins from a genomic interval of Nocardioides jishulii:
- a CDS encoding UvrD-helicase domain-containing protein produces MQAFDIAGPLPTGTTLLEASAGTGKTWTIAALATRYVASGDARVDELLVVTFTRAASQELRDRVRGQLADAARVLTDPTTADPDNTLHGWLLDADEPEISVRRERLTDALTSFDAATIATIHQFCQLVLRGLGVAGDTDPDAVLVEDLEQLTGEVVDDLYLARFSGTTTPPWDRATAMQIARAVVDDPGATVEPMAALDEQPDSVAAARVRFARDVLDEVETRKRRLGILSYNDLLSQLADALEDEDAPARLRMRHRWKIALIDEFQDTDPVQWQVFERAFAGVSTLVLIGDPKQAIYAFRGGDIASYLRAAELAGHRQTLGTNFRSDAPLLAAVQSMLEGAELGSPEIVVHPVQAKHTEPRLHGAGAPLRMRVVRRHELGVGPRAKAPVDRWRDHVVTDLARDVKKLLTSGATFEGEPLQPGQVAVLAARRATLQAVQKALQELGVPAVVNAGGSVFHTPAATEWLTLLEALEQPHRSDRVRAAALTSFFPYDAAALDRDEGQRGGALTDELAEEMRTLASVLNSRGVAAVMECAVLGGLTARVLAVKGGERTLTDLRHIGEMLHRVAVSERMGVVGLVGWLREQVSDEKLEVASERTRRLDSDAEAVQLVTIHGSKGLEYPVVYLPTLWDRWTGRDPQVALFHDAEGHRCRDVGGPSPFQRAHLECYRREDAGESLRLLYVALTRAQSQVVAWYAPSNNTPASPLHRMLLGRTPGMASVPDEQPLVDDQRLTEIFGHWRDAGAFSPELANHGTPDSTPLEPGQDDLDVRVFTRPVDTEWRRTSYSSLSAASAHHAAYADGSLSEVEPDEFPETGDAETLDIPADGDLPELLAVPSPMADLPVGATFGSLVHAVLEHADPGAPDWPAELRRHVVEQLEWWAVPALDVDALVEALVAVSTTPTGPLTGGRTLLEMKLPDRLREMDFELPLAGGDVRGYAVDDVRLGDLAPLLRRHLPEGDPLLGYATQLESDPLLAGQALRGYLTGSIDVVLRVEVDGQQRFVTVDYKTNWLGDLNAPLTAHAYRPDALAEAMAHSDYPLQALLYTVVLHRYLRWRLPDYDPATHLGGVLYLYLRGMCGPETPEVDGMPCGAFSWRAPVGLVEELSALLDGQPVTDAALLTTGRSRG; encoded by the coding sequence GTGCAGGCGTTCGACATCGCCGGTCCGCTGCCGACCGGCACCACGCTGCTGGAGGCCAGTGCCGGCACGGGCAAGACCTGGACCATCGCGGCCCTGGCCACCCGCTACGTCGCCTCGGGCGACGCCCGCGTCGACGAGCTGCTGGTGGTCACCTTCACCCGCGCGGCCAGCCAGGAGCTGCGCGACCGCGTACGCGGTCAGCTCGCCGACGCCGCCCGGGTGCTGACCGACCCCACGACGGCCGACCCCGACAACACGCTGCACGGCTGGCTCCTCGACGCCGACGAGCCCGAGATCAGCGTGCGCCGCGAGCGGCTCACCGACGCGCTCACCAGCTTCGACGCCGCCACCATCGCGACCATCCACCAGTTCTGCCAGCTGGTGCTGCGCGGCCTCGGCGTCGCCGGTGACACCGACCCCGACGCGGTCCTGGTCGAGGACCTGGAGCAGCTCACCGGCGAGGTGGTCGACGACCTCTACCTGGCTCGCTTCTCCGGCACCACCACCCCGCCGTGGGACCGTGCCACCGCGATGCAGATCGCCCGCGCGGTGGTCGACGACCCGGGCGCCACCGTCGAGCCCATGGCGGCGCTCGACGAGCAGCCCGACTCGGTCGCGGCAGCGCGCGTCCGCTTCGCCCGCGACGTGCTCGACGAGGTCGAGACGCGCAAGCGACGCCTGGGGATCCTCAGCTACAACGACCTCCTCAGCCAGCTCGCCGACGCGCTCGAGGATGAGGACGCGCCCGCCCGCCTGCGGATGCGGCACCGCTGGAAGATCGCCCTCATCGACGAGTTCCAGGACACCGACCCGGTGCAGTGGCAGGTCTTCGAGCGCGCGTTCGCCGGCGTCTCGACCCTCGTCCTCATCGGCGACCCCAAGCAGGCGATCTACGCCTTCCGCGGCGGCGACATCGCCTCGTACCTCCGAGCCGCCGAGCTCGCTGGTCACCGCCAGACCCTCGGCACCAACTTCCGCTCCGACGCTCCCCTTCTCGCCGCGGTGCAGTCGATGCTGGAGGGCGCCGAGCTCGGGTCACCCGAGATCGTGGTCCACCCGGTGCAGGCCAAGCACACCGAGCCGCGCCTGCACGGTGCTGGCGCCCCCCTGCGGATGCGCGTCGTACGCCGCCACGAGCTCGGCGTGGGTCCGCGCGCCAAGGCTCCCGTCGACCGCTGGCGCGACCACGTGGTGACCGACCTCGCCCGCGACGTCAAGAAGCTGCTGACCAGTGGCGCCACCTTCGAGGGAGAGCCGCTGCAGCCCGGGCAGGTGGCGGTGCTCGCCGCACGCCGGGCCACGTTGCAGGCCGTGCAGAAGGCGCTGCAGGAGCTCGGCGTCCCGGCCGTCGTCAACGCCGGCGGGTCGGTCTTCCACACGCCGGCCGCCACCGAGTGGCTGACGCTGCTGGAGGCGCTCGAGCAGCCCCACCGCAGCGACCGGGTGCGGGCCGCCGCCCTGACGTCGTTCTTCCCGTACGACGCCGCCGCCCTCGACCGCGACGAGGGCCAGCGCGGGGGCGCCCTGACCGACGAGCTCGCCGAGGAGATGCGCACGCTGGCCAGCGTCCTCAACTCCCGTGGCGTGGCCGCCGTGATGGAGTGCGCCGTGCTCGGCGGGCTCACCGCGCGGGTGCTCGCCGTGAAGGGGGGCGAGCGCACGCTCACCGACCTGCGCCACATCGGCGAGATGCTCCACCGGGTCGCCGTCTCGGAGCGGATGGGCGTGGTCGGACTCGTCGGCTGGCTGCGCGAGCAGGTCAGCGACGAGAAGCTGGAGGTCGCCTCCGAACGGACCCGGCGCCTCGACTCCGACGCGGAGGCCGTCCAGCTCGTCACCATCCACGGCAGCAAGGGCCTGGAGTACCCGGTCGTCTACCTGCCGACCCTGTGGGACCGCTGGACCGGGCGCGACCCCCAGGTCGCCCTCTTCCACGACGCCGAGGGACACCGCTGTCGCGACGTCGGCGGCCCCAGCCCTTTCCAGCGCGCCCACCTGGAGTGCTACCGCCGGGAGGACGCGGGCGAGTCGCTGCGCCTGCTCTACGTCGCGCTCACCCGCGCCCAGTCGCAGGTCGTCGCCTGGTACGCCCCCAGCAACAACACGCCGGCCTCGCCCCTGCACCGGATGCTGCTCGGCCGCACCCCCGGCATGGCGAGCGTGCCCGACGAGCAACCGCTGGTCGACGACCAGAGGCTCACCGAGATCTTCGGCCACTGGCGCGACGCCGGGGCCTTCTCCCCCGAGCTCGCCAACCACGGCACGCCCGACAGCACGCCGCTGGAGCCGGGCCAGGACGACCTGGACGTGCGCGTCTTCACGCGCCCGGTCGACACCGAGTGGCGGCGTACTTCCTACTCCTCACTCTCGGCCGCCTCCGCCCACCACGCGGCGTACGCCGACGGCTCGCTCTCGGAGGTCGAGCCCGACGAGTTCCCCGAGACCGGTGACGCCGAGACGCTCGACATCCCCGCCGACGGTGACCTGCCCGAGCTCCTGGCAGTCCCCTCGCCGATGGCCGACCTCCCGGTCGGCGCGACCTTCGGCTCCTTGGTCCACGCCGTGCTCGAGCACGCCGACCCCGGCGCGCCCGACTGGCCCGCGGAGCTGCGACGCCACGTCGTCGAGCAGCTCGAGTGGTGGGCCGTGCCCGCGCTCGACGTCGACGCCCTGGTCGAGGCACTCGTCGCCGTCAGCACCACCCCCACCGGGCCGCTGACCGGCGGACGGACCCTGCTCGAGATGAAGCTGCCCGACCGCCTGCGGGAGATGGACTTCGAGCTGCCGCTCGCCGGCGGCGACGTGCGCGGATACGCGGTCGACGACGTACGTCTGGGCGACCTCGCCCCGCTGCTGCGACGTCACCTGCCCGAGGGCGACCCGCTGCTCGGCTACGCGACCCAGCTGGAGTCCGACCCGCTGCTGGCCGGGCAGGCCCTGCGCGGCTACCTGACCGGGTCGATCGACGTGGTGCTCCGGGTCGAGGTCGACGGGCAGCAGCGCTTCGTCACGGTCGACTACAAGACCAACTGGCTCGGCGACCTCAACGCCCCACTGACCGCCCACGCCTACCGGCCCGACGCGCTGGCCGAGGCGATGGCCCACTCCGACTATCCGCTCCAGGCGCTGCTCTACACCGTGGTGCTGCACCGCTACCTGCGCTGGCGGCTGCCCGACTACGACCCGGCCACCCACCTCGGCGGCGTCCTCTACCTCTACCTGCGCGGCATGTGCGGGCCCGAGACCCCGGAGGTCGACGGGATGCCCTGCGGTGCCTTCTCCTGGCGGGCCCCCGTCGGGCTCGTCGAGGAGCTCTCGGCGCTGCTCGACGGTCAGCCGGTCACCGATGCCGCCCTGCTCACCACCGGAAGGAGCCGAGGATGA
- the recD gene encoding exodeoxyribonuclease V subunit alpha, with translation MSDVFIPTGTHDPRLVRSEHGLLAHFNTAGVITAGDVHVARALGEIGQEKDPGVLLAVALTCRAVRSGSVCLDLTAVADDLLGAAVPEQPAVTTDEVVEPTAYDDLPWPETDAWVAAVAGSSLVGLGVLHWTGRLLYLDRYFEQESQVLDDLTARSRTAPEHDLALMQTSLARVFPGAGYDEQREACLRAAHQWTTVITGGPGTGKTTAVAGLLVALHEQYAARGQRVRIAMAAPTGKAAARLQEAVRGAAAHFSEEDRARLEGIQASTLHRLLRMDPGNSTRFRHHRANRLPHDVVVVDETSMVSLTMMARLLEAVRPDARLILVGDPDQLSSVDAGAVLGDLVDGYRDRADSPVAALSTSHRFQGGIDLLAEALRSDDPDAVLTVLAHGHPDVEWVHDTDPATTIRTVTLDVAQRARDAALADDRAGAIRELAAHRLLCAHRDGPFGVKHWNRRIEQWLSAVVGDPLQESYYVGRPLLVTSNDYSLGVYNGDSGVVVQTDQGRRVVIDTSDGLREFAPSRMSDVDTMHAMTIHKAQGSQAREVTVLLPPEDSRLLTRELFYTAVTRAQEKVRVIGSEAEVRAAVMRTAQRASGLAERLANG, from the coding sequence ATGAGCGACGTCTTCATCCCGACCGGGACCCACGACCCACGCCTCGTACGCTCGGAGCACGGCCTCCTCGCCCACTTCAACACCGCTGGCGTCATCACGGCCGGTGACGTCCACGTCGCCCGCGCCCTGGGGGAGATCGGTCAGGAGAAGGACCCCGGCGTCCTCCTCGCGGTCGCCCTCACCTGCCGCGCCGTCCGCAGCGGCTCGGTCTGCCTCGACCTGACCGCCGTCGCCGACGACCTGCTCGGTGCCGCCGTGCCGGAGCAGCCCGCTGTCACCACCGACGAGGTGGTCGAACCCACCGCCTACGACGACCTCCCCTGGCCGGAGACCGACGCGTGGGTCGCCGCGGTCGCCGGGAGTTCGCTGGTCGGCCTCGGGGTCCTGCACTGGACCGGGCGACTGCTCTACCTCGACCGCTACTTCGAGCAGGAGAGCCAGGTCCTCGACGACCTCACCGCCCGCTCCCGCACCGCTCCCGAGCACGACCTCGCCCTGATGCAGACGTCGCTGGCCCGGGTCTTCCCCGGGGCCGGCTACGACGAGCAGCGTGAGGCCTGCCTGCGCGCCGCCCACCAGTGGACCACCGTCATCACCGGCGGGCCCGGCACCGGCAAGACCACGGCCGTCGCCGGACTGCTGGTGGCGCTGCACGAGCAGTACGCCGCGCGCGGCCAGCGCGTCCGGATCGCGATGGCGGCCCCGACCGGCAAGGCAGCGGCGCGCCTGCAGGAGGCCGTACGCGGTGCGGCGGCCCACTTCTCCGAGGAGGACCGCGCCCGGCTCGAGGGGATCCAGGCCAGCACCCTGCACCGGCTGCTGCGGATGGACCCCGGCAACAGCACCCGCTTCCGCCACCACCGCGCCAACCGGCTGCCCCACGACGTGGTCGTGGTCGACGAGACCTCCATGGTCTCGCTGACGATGATGGCGCGGCTGCTGGAGGCGGTGCGGCCCGACGCCCGACTGATCCTGGTGGGCGACCCCGACCAGCTCTCCTCCGTGGACGCCGGCGCCGTGCTGGGCGACCTGGTCGACGGCTACCGCGACCGCGCCGACTCCCCCGTCGCCGCGCTCTCCACCTCCCACCGCTTCCAGGGCGGCATCGACCTGCTCGCCGAGGCGCTGCGCAGCGACGACCCCGATGCCGTGCTCACGGTGCTCGCCCACGGCCACCCCGACGTGGAGTGGGTGCACGACACCGACCCGGCCACCACGATCCGTACGGTCACCCTCGACGTGGCCCAGCGCGCCCGCGACGCCGCGCTGGCCGACGACCGCGCCGGGGCGATCCGCGAGCTCGCGGCCCACAGGTTGCTCTGCGCCCACCGCGACGGCCCCTTCGGCGTCAAGCACTGGAACCGCCGCATCGAGCAGTGGCTGAGCGCCGTGGTGGGCGACCCGCTCCAGGAGTCCTACTACGTCGGGCGACCGCTCCTGGTGACCAGCAACGACTACTCACTCGGCGTCTACAACGGCGACTCCGGCGTGGTCGTCCAGACCGACCAGGGGCGTCGCGTCGTGATCGACACCAGCGACGGGCTGCGTGAGTTCGCCCCGTCGCGGATGAGCGACGTCGACACCATGCACGCGATGACGATCCACAAGGCGCAGGGGAGCCAGGCCCGGGAGGTCACCGTGCTGCTGCCTCCGGAGGACTCCCGCCTGCTGACCCGCGAGCTCTTCTACACCGCGGTGACCCGGGCCCAGGAGAAGGTGCGCGTCATCGGGTCGGAGGCCGAGGTACGCGCGGCGGTCATGCGGACGGCCCAGAGGGCCAGCGGCCTGGCCGAACGACTCGCGAACGGGTGA
- a CDS encoding wax ester/triacylglycerol synthase family O-acyltransferase yields MHRLNGEDAGFLYMDLPGQPMNSMAVGVLAGEHATLTLADLRAHVASRLDELPSWRWRIVDVPGDLAHPVAVRDPDLDLDAHVREATVTGDRTALEAWFAELAEEHLPTDRPLWQVWLVTGLDDGSQAMVLKYHHALADGVGAMTTVARVFSDLPFEPLPPVPGHDARPFRAERVPGRLRLVLGALWMILGALLRLPALLARSVAGVRRVRKERERSDVEVPHYAGHAPRTALNGQGSPRRAYVRASLDLADLKAVKEAAGVTLNDVVLGVVAGACERYLATRGGLPERPLLTTVPMSAEPPGSPVRQFGNHFWSFTTSLATDVADPWERLQRISTISAAGKARLDALGVGLVADWLDVLPPALAKRAIHGTLERMADPGQDADASILVSNVRGPAEPFSIGGRVFSDLHIDGPPSNGVGCNVMVWSYGQRMLFGILAYAEALEDPQAFRVALTESCAELVALARSGAGRPAA; encoded by the coding sequence ATGCACCGGCTCAACGGCGAGGACGCCGGATTCCTCTACATGGACCTGCCAGGGCAGCCGATGAACTCGATGGCCGTCGGGGTGCTGGCCGGCGAGCACGCGACGCTCACGCTGGCAGACCTACGCGCCCACGTGGCCTCCCGGCTCGACGAGCTGCCGTCCTGGCGGTGGCGCATCGTCGACGTCCCGGGCGACCTGGCCCACCCGGTCGCCGTCCGTGACCCCGACCTCGACCTCGACGCCCACGTGCGCGAGGCCACCGTCACGGGCGACCGGACGGCGCTGGAGGCGTGGTTCGCGGAGCTGGCCGAGGAGCACCTGCCGACCGACCGACCCTTGTGGCAGGTCTGGCTGGTCACCGGGCTCGACGACGGCAGCCAGGCGATGGTGCTGAAGTACCACCACGCCCTGGCCGACGGCGTCGGCGCGATGACCACGGTCGCGCGGGTCTTCTCCGACCTGCCCTTCGAACCGCTCCCGCCGGTGCCGGGGCACGACGCCAGGCCCTTCCGTGCCGAACGCGTCCCCGGGCGGCTGCGGCTGGTGCTGGGGGCGCTGTGGATGATCCTCGGTGCGCTGCTGAGGCTGCCTGCCTTGCTGGCCCGCAGCGTCGCCGGCGTACGCCGCGTCCGGAAGGAGCGGGAGCGCAGTGACGTCGAGGTGCCGCACTACGCCGGGCACGCACCACGTACGGCGCTGAACGGGCAGGGGTCGCCGCGGCGGGCGTACGTCCGTGCCTCGCTCGACCTGGCCGATCTCAAGGCGGTCAAGGAGGCGGCCGGCGTGACGCTCAACGACGTCGTCCTGGGCGTGGTCGCGGGGGCCTGTGAGCGCTACCTGGCCACCCGCGGTGGGCTGCCGGAGCGGCCGCTGCTCACCACCGTCCCGATGTCGGCGGAGCCGCCGGGGTCGCCGGTGCGGCAGTTCGGCAACCACTTCTGGTCCTTCACGACATCGCTGGCCACTGACGTGGCCGATCCGTGGGAGCGCCTGCAACGCATCAGCACGATCTCGGCCGCCGGCAAGGCACGGCTCGATGCGCTGGGGGTGGGCCTGGTCGCCGACTGGCTCGACGTCCTGCCGCCGGCGCTGGCGAAGCGGGCGATCCACGGAACGCTGGAACGGATGGCCGACCCCGGGCAGGACGCGGACGCCTCGATCCTGGTCTCCAACGTGCGCGGCCCGGCGGAGCCCTTCAGCATCGGCGGCCGCGTCTTCAGCGACCTGCACATCGACGGTCCGCCGAGCAACGGCGTGGGGTGCAACGTCATGGTGTGGAGCTACGGGCAGCGGATGCTCTTCGGGATCCTCGCCTACGCCGAGGCGCTGGAAGACCCGCAGGCCTTCCGGGTCGCGCTCACCGAGAGCTGCGCCGAGCTCGTCGCGCTGGCCCGGAGTGGGGCTGGTCGGCCTGCGGCCTGA
- a CDS encoding wax ester/triacylglycerol synthase family O-acyltransferase, with the protein MHRTARRRIAGSDAGFLYIESPSQTSTCTHVVILGAPGENQERLTREALVDHLVQRLPRVPAMTRRLQHVPGRIGHALLVDDDRFDVEDHVRHDALPLPGGDAEYDAWIADRLALHLDTSRPLWQVTLLDGLAGGRQALVFAFHHTLADGAGLLGILAELLDDRAATRPPWADADELAPHPPMRPTALFLATLTRQVVVWLTMPWLLLVTIRRFRRVRRVREAAAVAVPNAGGSAPRSVLNTSTDDRRAFARATLPLAELRAVRRAAGTPLSDVVLAVVAGGLRSHLAERGELPDEPLVVNVPIGHDAPGATPRVSGNVFCNFYAMLPTHVADPCARLEATAAATAEAKRQLDVQGRDTLITWLDRIPPALGAWGARTMAEQRLTGEAAPDFNLIVSNLKVPDDGWTMHGRRVEQVIFSGPVADGAGLNLTVVGYGDQVVVGIQTNPSAVADPVDLASRLHAALVELADAYDHAPTDQGQVA; encoded by the coding sequence ATGCACAGAACCGCGCGCCGACGCATCGCCGGCAGCGACGCAGGCTTCCTCTACATCGAGAGCCCGAGCCAGACCTCGACGTGCACCCATGTGGTCATCCTCGGGGCTCCGGGCGAGAACCAGGAGCGGTTGACCCGCGAGGCGCTGGTCGACCATCTCGTCCAGCGGCTGCCGCGTGTGCCTGCCATGACGCGACGCCTCCAGCACGTGCCCGGCCGGATCGGCCACGCGCTGCTGGTCGACGACGACCGGTTCGACGTCGAGGACCACGTCCGCCATGACGCGCTCCCGCTCCCCGGCGGGGACGCCGAGTACGACGCCTGGATCGCCGACCGCCTCGCGCTGCACCTCGACACCAGCCGTCCGCTGTGGCAGGTCACCCTGCTCGACGGCCTCGCGGGCGGCCGGCAGGCGCTCGTCTTCGCCTTCCACCACACGCTCGCCGACGGGGCCGGCCTGCTCGGCATCCTCGCGGAGCTGCTCGACGACCGGGCGGCCACGCGCCCGCCGTGGGCCGACGCCGACGAGCTCGCCCCGCACCCGCCGATGCGTCCGACGGCCCTCTTCCTGGCGACCCTCACCCGCCAGGTCGTGGTGTGGCTGACGATGCCGTGGCTGCTGCTGGTGACCATCCGGCGGTTCAGGCGCGTACGCCGCGTGCGCGAGGCCGCTGCGGTCGCCGTGCCGAACGCTGGTGGCAGTGCCCCGCGCTCGGTGCTCAACACCTCGACGGACGACAGGCGCGCCTTCGCCCGCGCCACCCTGCCGCTCGCCGAGCTGCGCGCCGTGCGTCGCGCCGCCGGGACGCCGCTGAGCGACGTCGTGCTCGCGGTCGTGGCGGGCGGGCTGCGGAGCCATCTCGCCGAGCGCGGCGAGCTGCCCGACGAGCCGCTGGTCGTCAACGTCCCGATCGGCCACGACGCCCCCGGGGCGACGCCGCGGGTGAGCGGCAACGTCTTCTGCAACTTCTACGCGATGCTGCCCACCCACGTCGCCGACCCGTGCGCCCGGTTGGAGGCCACCGCCGCCGCGACCGCCGAGGCGAAGCGTCAGCTCGACGTCCAGGGCCGCGACACCTTGATCACCTGGCTCGACCGGATCCCTCCGGCGCTCGGTGCGTGGGGCGCTCGCACGATGGCCGAGCAGCGGCTCACCGGCGAGGCAGCCCCTGACTTCAACCTGATCGTCTCCAACCTCAAGGTGCCCGACGACGGGTGGACGATGCACGGGCGACGGGTCGAGCAGGTCATCTTCTCGGGGCCCGTGGCTGACGGGGCAGGGCTCAACCTCACCGTCGTGGGCTACGGCGACCAGGTGGTCGTCGGCATCCAGACCAACCCCAGCGCGGTCGCCGACCCCGTCGACCTGGCGAGCCGCCTGCACGCCGCGCTCGTGGAGCTCGCCGACGCCTACGACCACGCGCCGACCGACCAAGGACAGGTGGCCTGA
- a CDS encoding amino acid-binding protein yields MPFLLRLELPDVPGSLGRVASAIGESGADIEAILIVEKTDRGTAIDDVLLELPPGKMPDSVLSACAMLEDVRVLWISRYAAGTNLFMDLELVEELTAHPAETHERMLRLLPETFRVDWAVRARQGIAGEVEILDHTGAAPEEVRWFDVDRASRVESWDENQVVCAVPLGSEIFLLGRRGGPEFLDSEVARVGHLVSLSNSIRHGGFGH; encoded by the coding sequence ATGCCCTTCCTGCTCCGCCTCGAGCTGCCCGACGTGCCCGGTTCCCTGGGTCGCGTCGCGAGCGCCATCGGTGAGTCAGGGGCCGACATCGAGGCCATCCTCATCGTCGAGAAGACCGATCGTGGCACCGCCATCGACGACGTCCTGCTCGAGCTGCCCCCGGGCAAGATGCCGGACTCCGTGCTCTCCGCCTGCGCGATGCTCGAGGACGTCAGGGTGCTGTGGATCAGCCGGTACGCCGCGGGCACCAACCTCTTCATGGACCTCGAGCTCGTCGAGGAGCTGACCGCCCACCCGGCCGAGACCCACGAGCGGATGCTCCGCCTGCTCCCGGAGACCTTCCGTGTCGACTGGGCCGTGCGCGCACGCCAGGGCATCGCTGGGGAGGTCGAGATCCTCGACCACACCGGCGCTGCCCCCGAGGAGGTTCGCTGGTTCGACGTCGACCGCGCGAGCCGCGTCGAGAGCTGGGACGAGAACCAGGTCGTCTGCGCGGTCCCGCTCGGCAGCGAGATCTTCCTCCTCGGTCGCCGCGGCGGTCCGGAGTTCCTGGACTCCGAGGTCGCCCGCGTCGGTCACCTCGTGTCGCTGTCGAACTCGATCCGCCACGGCGGCTTCGGCCACTGA